In Kitasatospora sp. NBC_00240, the following are encoded in one genomic region:
- a CDS encoding MerR family transcriptional regulator, producing the protein MLSIGAVLAFLRDDFPEVTISKIRFLEAEGLVEPQRTPSGYRKFSPADVERLAYVLRMQRDHYLPLRVIREHLDAIERGEAPPALPAPETRPGPMEEVDRELGAASGAVSGVRLGRAELLAAAEAGERELAEWEAYGLVVPGPDGGYDGEALQVARLVAELGRYGLEPRHLRAMKAAADREVALVDQVVAPLRRHRNPQTRAHAEATARDLATLSVRLHAAMVQVGMRARH; encoded by the coding sequence CTGCTGAGCATCGGTGCGGTGCTGGCCTTCCTTCGGGACGACTTTCCCGAGGTCACCATCTCCAAGATCAGGTTCCTGGAGGCGGAGGGCCTGGTGGAGCCGCAGCGCACGCCCTCGGGCTACCGCAAGTTCAGCCCCGCCGACGTCGAGCGGCTGGCGTACGTGCTGCGGATGCAGCGCGACCACTATCTGCCGCTGAGAGTGATCCGCGAGCACCTGGACGCGATCGAGCGCGGGGAGGCGCCGCCGGCGCTGCCCGCGCCCGAGACCCGCCCCGGGCCGATGGAGGAGGTCGACCGCGAGCTGGGGGCGGCCTCCGGCGCGGTCTCCGGGGTCCGGCTCGGCCGGGCGGAGCTGCTGGCCGCCGCCGAGGCGGGGGAGCGCGAGCTCGCCGAGTGGGAGGCCTACGGCCTGGTGGTGCCGGGCCCGGACGGCGGGTACGACGGCGAGGCACTGCAGGTGGCCCGGCTGGTGGCCGAACTGGGCCGGTACGGACTGGAACCGCGCCACCTGCGCGCGATGAAGGCCGCGGCGGACCGCGAGGTCGCCCTGGTGGACCAGGTGGTCGCCCCGCTGCGGCGGCACCGGAACCCGCAGACCCGGGCGCACGCCGAGGCCACCGCGCGCGATCTCGCCACGCTGTCCGTCCGGCTGCATGCGGCGATGGTCCAGGTCGGGATGCGGGCCCGCCACTAG
- a CDS encoding bifunctional nuclease family protein — protein MNELDVVGVRVEMPSNQPIVLLREVGGDRYLPIWIGPGEATAIAFAQQGMTPVRPLTHDLFKDVLEALGQQLTEVRITDLREGVFYAELVFTGGVEVSARPSDAIALALRTGTPIYGSEEVLAEAGIAIPDEQEDEVEKFREFLDQVSPEDFGGGQQ, from the coding sequence GTGAATGAGCTCGACGTCGTGGGTGTCCGGGTGGAGATGCCGTCGAACCAGCCGATCGTGCTGCTGCGCGAGGTCGGGGGCGACCGCTACCTGCCGATCTGGATCGGTCCGGGTGAGGCGACCGCGATCGCCTTCGCCCAGCAGGGCATGACGCCGGTGCGCCCGCTGACGCACGACCTGTTCAAGGACGTGCTGGAGGCTCTGGGCCAGCAGCTCACCGAGGTCCGGATCACCGACCTGCGCGAGGGCGTCTTCTACGCCGAACTGGTGTTCACCGGCGGTGTGGAGGTCAGCGCCCGTCCGTCCGACGCGATAGCCCTCGCCCTGCGGACCGGTACTCCGATCTACGGGAGCGAGGAGGTGCTCGCCGAGGCGGGCATCGCGATCCCGGACGAGCAGGAGGACGAGGTCGAGAAGTTCCGCGAGTTCCTCGACCAGGTCTCGCCCGAGGACTTCGGCGGCGGCCAGCAGTAG
- a CDS encoding MerR family transcriptional regulator, whose product MTSTGDDVAVGGVCSVHVQRTGRTGVDRAWDTRTAEPGGAEPTRGGPRIGRFPAVQGGQPDIERLAPTSALVGYRGPTACAAAGITYRQLDYWARTGLLEPSVRSVYPASTHRLYSFRDILTLKIVKRLLDAGVSLQNIRVAVTHLQSAEVGDLAGLTLMCDGATVYECSTPQQVVDLLKGGQGVFGIAVGAVWKELESSLGRLHAERTDTGETLVGQDPADELAQRRNRAG is encoded by the coding sequence ATGACCAGCACCGGCGATGACGTGGCCGTGGGTGGCGTGTGCTCCGTGCATGTGCAGCGCACCGGCCGGACCGGGGTGGACCGCGCCTGGGACACCCGGACGGCGGAGCCCGGCGGCGCCGAGCCGACCCGGGGCGGGCCCAGGATCGGGCGCTTCCCGGCCGTCCAGGGCGGCCAGCCGGACATCGAACGACTCGCCCCCACCTCCGCGCTGGTCGGCTACCGCGGGCCGACGGCCTGCGCGGCGGCCGGCATCACCTACCGCCAGCTGGACTACTGGGCGCGCACCGGGCTGCTGGAGCCGAGTGTGCGGTCGGTCTACCCGGCCAGCACGCACCGCCTCTACAGCTTCCGCGACATCCTGACCCTGAAGATCGTGAAGCGTCTGCTGGACGCCGGCGTGTCGCTGCAGAACATCCGGGTGGCGGTCACCCACCTGCAGTCCGCCGAGGTCGGCGACCTGGCGGGGCTGACCCTGATGTGCGACGGTGCGACGGTCTACGAGTGCAGCACCCCGCAGCAGGTGGTCGACCTGCTGAAGGGCGGTCAGGGCGTCTTCGGCATCGCGGTCGGCGCGGTCTGGAAGGAGCTGGAGTCCTCCCTGGGCCGGTTGCACGCCGAGCGTACGGACACCGGCGAGACGCTGGTCGGCCAGGACCCGGCGGACGAGCTGGCGCAGCGGCGCAACCGCGCGGGCTGA
- a CDS encoding ElyC/SanA/YdcF family protein, with amino-acid sequence MRVIRFVRVVLGGPAWLRQRRGQRRAFQLLVLLCVVALAPSAWLWTSTADRVRTVQSVPQAPVAVVFGAGLENGTPSPYLAHRLDAALELYQRQKVRAILVTGDNGRASYDETDAMRRYLIEHGVPEIRVVGDYAGFDTWDSCTRARRIFGVERAVLVSQEFHVRRALALCQAAGVDAYAVGVQEWHDATWYYGGLREIPGAGKAALNAWLRPDPALLGPQEQGIPRALADAGGR; translated from the coding sequence GTGCGGGTCATACGCTTCGTGCGGGTCGTACTCGGTGGGCCGGCCTGGCTGCGGCAGCGCCGCGGACAGCGCCGGGCTTTCCAACTGCTCGTCCTGCTCTGCGTGGTGGCGCTGGCACCGAGCGCCTGGCTCTGGACGAGCACGGCGGACCGGGTCCGCACCGTGCAGAGCGTGCCGCAGGCCCCTGTGGCGGTGGTGTTCGGCGCCGGCCTGGAGAACGGCACGCCGTCCCCGTACCTCGCGCACCGGCTGGACGCGGCGCTGGAGCTGTACCAGCGGCAGAAGGTCCGGGCGATCCTGGTGACCGGGGACAACGGGCGGGCCAGCTACGACGAGACCGACGCGATGCGGCGTTACCTGATCGAGCACGGCGTGCCGGAGATCCGGGTGGTGGGCGACTACGCGGGTTTCGACACCTGGGACTCCTGCACCCGGGCCCGGCGGATCTTCGGGGTCGAGCGGGCGGTGCTGGTCAGCCAGGAGTTCCACGTCCGCCGGGCGCTGGCCCTCTGTCAGGCCGCGGGCGTCGACGCGTACGCGGTCGGGGTGCAGGAGTGGCACGACGCCACCTGGTACTACGGCGGCCTGCGGGAGATCCCCGGCGCCGGGAAGGCCGCGCTGAACGCCTGGCTGCGGCCCGACCCGGCCCTGCTCGGCCCGCAGGAGCAGGGCATCCCGCGGGCGCTCGCGGACGCGGGCGGGCGCTGA
- a CDS encoding DNA polymerase IV produces the protein MRSLPSIIHLDMDAFFASVEQAAKPSLRGKPVVVGGLGGRGVVSTASYEARKFGVHSAMPMAQARRLCPNAAFLIGRFEAYRRVSDLVMGLLRELSPLVEPLSLDEAFVDLAAGPYGPAIAEAPDGAALVLALAEDLRADIERRTGLTASVGAAGSKLMAKIASEQAKPDGLVLVAPGRERTVLGPMSVRALPGVGPATEQVLRRAGLITVADLAEAGEAELVQLLGRAHGAGVLQMALGLDDRPVVPDRDAKSVSVEDTFEVDLADRDRILHEVDVLAARCVGRLRAAGRSGRTVVLKVRRFDFSTLTRSETLRGPTDDETVIGDTARRLAAQVDVTGGVRLLGVGVSQLADYTQEDLFAQAVREAAQEQEQEQAKEQAQAEQREPGPGSGPGPVSVPVTGAGSGHAPGSAGRAPGEQPAEAPAEAGEVPAVRRWMPGQDVTHTEFGPGWVQGSGVGRVTVRFETPWSGPGRVRTFLVDDPALEPARPLPLRQE, from the coding sequence GTGCGGTCACTGCCGAGCATCATCCACCTCGACATGGACGCCTTCTTCGCCTCGGTGGAGCAGGCGGCCAAGCCGAGCCTGCGCGGCAAACCGGTGGTCGTCGGCGGCCTGGGCGGCCGGGGCGTGGTCTCCACCGCCTCGTACGAGGCCCGCAAGTTCGGGGTGCACTCCGCGATGCCGATGGCCCAGGCCCGGCGGCTCTGCCCGAACGCGGCCTTCCTGATCGGCCGCTTCGAGGCCTACCGCCGGGTCAGCGACCTGGTGATGGGCCTGCTGCGGGAGCTCTCCCCGCTGGTCGAGCCGCTCAGCCTGGACGAGGCCTTCGTCGACCTGGCGGCCGGTCCGTACGGCCCGGCCATCGCCGAGGCACCCGACGGCGCCGCCCTGGTACTGGCCCTGGCGGAGGACCTCCGGGCCGACATCGAGCGGCGGACGGGGCTGACCGCCTCGGTGGGCGCGGCGGGCTCCAAGCTGATGGCGAAGATCGCCTCCGAGCAGGCCAAACCGGACGGCCTGGTGCTCGTCGCGCCCGGCCGGGAGCGGACGGTGCTGGGCCCGATGTCGGTCCGGGCGCTGCCGGGGGTCGGCCCGGCCACCGAGCAGGTGCTGCGCCGGGCCGGGCTGATCACGGTGGCCGACCTGGCCGAGGCCGGCGAGGCGGAGCTGGTGCAGCTGCTCGGGCGGGCGCACGGCGCGGGGGTGCTCCAGATGGCCCTGGGGCTGGACGACCGGCCGGTGGTGCCGGACCGGGACGCCAAGTCCGTCTCGGTGGAGGACACCTTCGAGGTGGACCTCGCGGACCGCGACCGGATCCTGCACGAGGTCGACGTGCTGGCCGCGCGCTGCGTCGGCCGGCTCCGTGCGGCCGGGCGCTCCGGCCGCACGGTGGTGCTCAAAGTGCGGCGTTTCGATTTCTCCACGCTGACCCGGTCCGAGACGCTGCGCGGCCCGACCGACGACGAGACGGTGATCGGCGACACGGCGCGCCGCTTGGCCGCCCAGGTGGACGTCACCGGCGGGGTGCGGCTGCTCGGCGTCGGCGTCTCGCAGCTGGCGGACTACACCCAGGAGGACCTCTTCGCGCAGGCCGTGCGCGAGGCGGCGCAGGAGCAGGAACAGGAGCAGGCGAAGGAGCAGGCACAGGCCGAGCAGCGCGAGCCGGGGCCGGGATCGGGGCCGGGGCCGGTGAGCGTGCCGGTGACCGGGGCCGGGTCGGGGCACGCCCCCGGGTCGGCCGGCCGGGCGCCGGGGGAGCAGCCGGCCGAGGCGCCGGCGGAGGCCGGGGAGGTGCCGGCCGTCAGGCGCTGGATGCCGGGGCAGGACGTGACGCACACCGAGTTCGGCCCGGGGTGGGTGCAGGGCAGCGGGGTCGGGCGGGTCACCGTGCGGTTCGAGACGCCGTGGAGCGGCCCGGGCCGGGTGCGGACCTTCCTGGTGGACGATCCGGCGCTGGAGCCGGCCCGTCCGCTGCCCCTGCGGCAGGAGTGA
- a CDS encoding MFS transporter, whose translation MSEAPQPTTAAEKQSSARVLPALILAMLAFSVVQTAVVPILPSLAKELNVSGSNITWLMTANLLSAAVLTPLLGRFGDLRGRKPMLLISLTGLVAGSALAVSTHSFTWLVVARVLQGAGGGVLPLAISIVRDELPKEKVTGGVAGISASMGVGSGLGLVATGLLLEHWSYKSIFWMGLVFGLIAVALVALRVPKDPVVDTEGGADPLGAIALAGWLSALLVAVSQGNSWGWTSNKTLGLFAVAAVVALIWGIIEVKVKHPLVDMSMMSRPAVAFTNLAGLLIGFGMYGSFMVISNFAQTPARLTHYGFTATVLHAGVMLLPSAVGSMVAAPLGAVLIARRGPRLPLVLGGVLGAVAMSYLAMRHSHEGDLYTASAIFGLGIGLAFSAMPAYINGAVPVEQSGIANGMNAVLRTVGGAIGTAVMAAILTGDTIPRLPVALPTLNAYQHAFWTAAAVCLVAGAVPFLIRRIKPAAPAADLADAPDSSPVLVKTDA comes from the coding sequence GTGAGTGAGGCACCACAGCCCACCACCGCGGCAGAGAAGCAGAGCAGTGCCCGGGTACTCCCTGCCCTGATCCTGGCGATGCTGGCATTCAGCGTGGTGCAGACCGCGGTCGTCCCGATCCTGCCCTCGCTCGCCAAGGAACTGAACGTCTCCGGTTCCAACATCACCTGGCTGATGACGGCCAACCTGCTCTCGGCCGCCGTCCTCACCCCGTTGCTCGGCCGGTTCGGCGACCTGCGCGGCCGCAAGCCGATGCTGCTGATCTCGCTGACCGGGCTGGTCGCCGGTTCGGCCCTCGCGGTGAGCACGCACTCCTTCACCTGGCTCGTGGTGGCCCGCGTCCTGCAGGGCGCGGGCGGTGGCGTGCTGCCGCTGGCGATCAGCATCGTCCGAGACGAGCTGCCCAAGGAGAAGGTCACCGGCGGCGTCGCCGGGATCAGCGCCTCGATGGGCGTCGGCAGCGGCCTCGGCCTGGTGGCCACCGGCCTGCTGCTGGAGCACTGGAGCTACAAGTCCATCTTCTGGATGGGCCTGGTCTTCGGTCTGATCGCCGTCGCACTGGTGGCCCTGCGGGTCCCCAAGGACCCGGTCGTCGACACCGAGGGCGGGGCCGACCCGCTCGGCGCGATCGCCCTCGCCGGCTGGCTCTCCGCCCTGCTCGTCGCCGTCAGCCAGGGCAACTCCTGGGGCTGGACCTCCAACAAGACCCTCGGCCTGTTCGCCGTCGCCGCCGTGGTCGCCCTGATCTGGGGGATCATCGAGGTCAAGGTCAAGCACCCGCTCGTCGACATGTCGATGATGTCCCGCCCGGCCGTCGCCTTCACCAACCTGGCCGGTCTGCTGATCGGGTTCGGGATGTACGGCTCCTTCATGGTGATCAGCAACTTCGCCCAGACCCCTGCGCGGCTCACCCACTACGGCTTCACCGCCACCGTGCTGCACGCCGGCGTGATGCTGCTGCCGTCCGCGGTCGGCAGCATGGTCGCCGCCCCGCTCGGCGCCGTCCTGATCGCCCGTCGCGGACCGCGCCTGCCGCTGGTGCTCGGCGGCGTCCTCGGCGCCGTCGCGATGTCCTACCTGGCCATGCGCCACAGCCACGAGGGTGACCTCTACACCGCCTCGGCGATCTTCGGTCTGGGCATCGGCCTCGCCTTCTCCGCGATGCCGGCCTACATCAACGGCGCCGTCCCGGTCGAGCAGAGCGGCATCGCCAACGGCATGAACGCCGTACTGCGCACCGTCGGTGGCGCCATCGGCACCGCCGTGATGGCCGCCATCCTGACCGGCGACACCATCCCGCGCCTGCCCGTCGCCCTGCCGACCCTGAACGCCTACCAGCACGCGTTCTGGACCGCCGCGGCCGTCTGCCTCGTCGCCGGCGCCGTGCCCTTCCTGATCCGCCGGATCAAGCCGGCCGCCCCCGCGGCCGACCTGGCCGACGCACCGGACTCCAGCCCCGTGCTGGTCAAGACCGACGCCTGA
- a CDS encoding PRC and DUF2382 domain-containing protein, translated as MQTDIDPRDLIGHRAVDRNGDKIGTVDEVYLDDATGEPEWAAVRTGIFGRDAFVPLTTSEFSGEELRVPYDKSLVKDSPDFGVGQHLSPAQELQLYRYYGLDTPADNRSGAAKDTGAEDRPADLDFGAVPGAGGPAMGMTAGPAAAGTGAAAPAAAGAAVAGGAVAGAAAGSAMAGRGAEAPAPEKAEKLEKLERPVEPPTVAAPATAVGMAAAAPAAAPERKAPLAEETNVRAVSAPAPAAAQPAPAPMYAKPAEAAPLAAPGADAATSSPGGPVEITCHEERLDITTEWQATYTARLRKYVTSETVERHVPVVRERVRVERVPVTEGERDALTQEEIAEAVEEVTLREERPVVRKYLVPIERVRLVVERFTDDHVVREELHREHVEIQDGAPAGAPGPSAAHAAPAGHTSQASQPAPAAHSSGSTSGGTQGGGPGGSTAGRPDSPADSSSAVRPTDSSAAAPAAAQAGVQSRPEPLRTMS; from the coding sequence GTGCAAACCGACATCGACCCCAGAGACCTGATCGGGCACCGGGCGGTCGACCGCAACGGCGACAAGATCGGCACCGTGGACGAGGTGTACCTGGACGACGCGACCGGCGAGCCCGAGTGGGCGGCCGTGCGGACGGGCATCTTCGGCCGCGACGCCTTCGTCCCGCTGACCACCAGCGAGTTCTCGGGCGAGGAACTGCGGGTCCCGTACGACAAGTCGCTGGTGAAGGACTCGCCGGACTTCGGCGTGGGCCAGCACCTCTCCCCCGCCCAGGAGCTCCAGCTGTACCGCTACTACGGGCTCGACACCCCGGCGGACAACCGCTCCGGCGCGGCGAAGGACACCGGCGCCGAGGACCGCCCCGCGGACCTGGACTTCGGCGCCGTGCCCGGCGCGGGCGGCCCGGCCATGGGGATGACGGCGGGGCCGGCGGCTGCCGGCACCGGTGCGGCCGCACCGGCCGCGGCCGGCGCCGCGGTGGCGGGCGGCGCGGTCGCCGGCGCGGCGGCGGGCTCGGCCATGGCCGGGCGGGGCGCCGAGGCCCCCGCGCCGGAGAAGGCCGAGAAGCTGGAGAAGCTGGAACGACCCGTCGAGCCGCCCACGGTCGCGGCGCCCGCCACGGCCGTCGGCATGGCGGCCGCCGCCCCGGCCGCGGCGCCCGAGCGCAAGGCGCCCCTCGCCGAGGAGACCAACGTGCGCGCGGTGAGCGCCCCCGCGCCCGCCGCCGCCCAGCCCGCCCCGGCACCGATGTACGCCAAGCCGGCCGAGGCCGCGCCGCTCGCCGCACCCGGCGCGGACGCCGCGACCTCCTCTCCCGGCGGCCCGGTCGAGATCACCTGCCACGAGGAGCGGCTCGACATCACCACCGAGTGGCAGGCGACGTACACGGCCCGGCTCCGCAAGTACGTGACCAGCGAGACGGTGGAGCGGCACGTGCCGGTGGTGCGCGAGCGCGTCCGGGTGGAGCGGGTGCCCGTCACCGAGGGCGAGCGGGACGCGCTGACCCAGGAGGAGATCGCGGAGGCCGTGGAGGAGGTCACCCTGCGCGAGGAGCGGCCGGTGGTGCGCAAGTACCTGGTGCCGATCGAGCGGGTGCGGCTGGTGGTCGAGCGGTTCACCGACGATCACGTGGTGCGCGAGGAACTGCACCGTGAGCACGTCGAGATCCAGGACGGCGCCCCGGCCGGCGCCCCCGGCCCATCGGCCGCGCACGCCGCGCCGGCCGGACACACCTCCCAGGCGTCGCAGCCGGCTCCGGCCGCCCACTCCTCGGGCAGTACGTCCGGGGGCACCCAGGGCGGCGGCCCCGGAGGGTCGACGGCCGGCCGGCCGGACTCCCCCGCGGACTCCTCGTCGGCCGTCCGGCCGACGGACAGTTCCGCGGCCGCTCCGGCCGCGGCCCAGGCCGGCGTGCAGTCGCGCCCCGAGCCGCTGCGCACGATGAGCTGA